A DNA window from Patescibacteria group bacterium contains the following coding sequences:
- a CDS encoding ATP-binding cassette domain-containing protein: MNEEVILRFDEVSFEYQHDKPLLDEASFSVRRNSKITLMGQNGAGKSSLFNMITGELKPKKGQINIAKDITIATAKQVVNRQDLTKTILEYFAMAFATQSNDLISKVHKAMEVVNLSVPTDRLVGDLSGGQQARLLLAFALIQNSDILLLDEPTNNLDQSGIDHLIEFLIMYQKTVIVISHDADFLNCFTEGVIYLNNFTHKIEYYLGDYYSVVEEIKRRVESEERKNAQLRRAIIDRKEKVNFFSNKGGKMRQLAKKLKDEAAEMEEDIIDVRHEDRTIREFDIPMQEIVGDIVKITELSAFRDHEVHTLKVDKIIRKRMHCIVTGPNGIGKSTFLRSLVSGQNTKAEILEGVRIGYYSQDFSNLDFEQTVFDSLASAKMGDTDIQTMRSIAAGFLIGGGLMGHKVSELSEGQKGLLSFARLVLMEPGLLIMDEPTNHINFRHLPVIAKAIDQYKGAMIMVSHMPDFVSQIRFDEYIDLGKV; this comes from the coding sequence ATGAATGAAGAAGTAATCCTTAGATTTGACGAAGTTTCCTTTGAATATCAGCACGACAAGCCGCTTCTGGATGAGGCTAGCTTTTCTGTGCGCAGAAATTCCAAAATTACCTTGATGGGCCAAAACGGCGCTGGCAAAAGCTCGCTCTTCAACATGATTACCGGTGAGCTCAAGCCAAAGAAGGGCCAAATCAACATCGCCAAAGACATCACCATCGCTACGGCCAAGCAGGTCGTGAATCGCCAGGATCTCACAAAGACAATCCTGGAATACTTTGCGATGGCCTTCGCCACTCAATCAAATGATCTAATCAGCAAGGTCCACAAAGCGATGGAGGTGGTTAATTTGAGCGTTCCTACCGATCGTTTGGTCGGAGATTTGTCTGGCGGCCAACAGGCTAGGCTTTTGCTTGCTTTCGCCTTGATTCAGAACTCCGATATTCTCTTGCTCGATGAACCGACCAACAATCTCGATCAGTCTGGCATCGATCACCTAATCGAATTTCTGATTATGTATCAGAAAACCGTAATTGTGATCTCACATGATGCGGACTTCCTAAACTGCTTCACCGAAGGTGTCATCTATCTCAACAATTTTACACACAAGATTGAATATTACCTTGGCGACTATTACTCAGTTGTCGAAGAGATCAAGAGGCGAGTCGAGAGTGAAGAGCGCAAAAACGCCCAGCTTCGACGCGCAATCATCGATCGCAAAGAGAAGGTAAACTTCTTCTCAAACAAGGGCGGCAAGATGCGCCAGTTGGCCAAAAAGCTGAAGGATGAAGCCGCCGAGATGGAAGAAGACATTATCGACGTCAGGCACGAGGACAGAACCATTAGAGAGTTCGATATCCCGATGCAAGAAATTGTCGGCGATATTGTCAAAATCACAGAATTATCAGCCTTTCGCGACCATGAAGTTCACACTCTCAAGGTAGATAAGATAATCCGCAAAAGGATGCACTGTATCGTGACCGGTCCAAACGGGATCGGCAAAAGCACCTTCCTCCGATCTCTAGTCTCTGGCCAAAATACAAAAGCAGAAATATTAGAGGGGGTACGTATAGGCTATTACAGCCAGGATTTTTCGAATCTAGATTTCGAACAGACGGTATTTGATTCTCTCGCCAGCGCCAAAATGGGGGACACGGATATTCAGACAATGCGCTCGATAGCAGCCGGGTTTCTAATCGGCGGCGGATTGATGGGCCACAAGGTTAGTGAGCTCTCCGAAGGCCAAAAAGGCCTCCTCTCCTTCGCCAGATTGGTATTGATGGAGCCGGGACTGCTCATTATGGACGAGCCGACCAACCACATAAACTTTAGACACCTTCCAGTTATCGCGAAAGCAATCGATCAATACAAGGGCGCCATGATTATGGTCAGCCATATGCCAGATTTTGTTAGTCAGATCAGGTTTGACGAGTACATTGATCTTGGCAAAGTTTAA
- a CDS encoding DUF5661 family protein — protein sequence MSGKKKFTVEQSQEIGERLGIEWDKFDVDQFRQGMDVELEHGLVDESTNVTNDDPLITGKIALAHLNEFPDYYDRLEKLEDEAEEFWDSKE from the coding sequence ATGTCTGGAAAGAAAAAATTTACGGTTGAACAATCGCAGGAAATAGGGGAGAGACTGGGAATCGAATGGGACAAGTTTGATGTTGACCAATTTCGCCAAGGTATGGACGTCGAGCTTGAGCACGGTCTCGTGGACGAGTCGACCAATGTGACCAACGATGATCCACTTATCACGGGCAAGATTGCATTGGCACATCTGAACGAGTTCCCTGATTACTACGATCGGCTGGAGAAGCTAGAGGACGAGGCCGAAGAGTTTTGGGACAGCAAAGAATAA
- a CDS encoding GNAT family N-acetyltransferase, with protein sequence MENVEFRKLTQKDENAYNIYIGEFLDAGEEVIPRSIFKTNLSFKQWLKQRHDFEKGINLPVDRVKATTFFLIRKHDGKILGALDLRHELTEHLLKFGGNIGYGVAPSERKKGYANYMLATALPICKGLGLEKVLITCNKENTGSARTIQKNGGVLENEVDYDGVTRQRYWIDLNSE encoded by the coding sequence ATGGAAAACGTAGAGTTTAGAAAACTGACGCAGAAAGATGAGAATGCCTATAATATTTATATAGGTGAATTTCTTGATGCTGGCGAAGAAGTTATCCCTCGATCTATATTTAAAACAAATTTATCTTTCAAACAATGGCTCAAACAAAGACATGACTTTGAGAAAGGTATTAATTTGCCAGTAGATAGGGTGAAGGCCACCACTTTCTTTCTAATCAGAAAACACGACGGAAAAATTCTTGGCGCGCTCGACTTACGGCATGAGCTAACTGAGCATTTATTGAAATTTGGCGGTAATATTGGATATGGAGTTGCGCCGTCCGAGAGGAAGAAAGGTTATGCCAATTATATGCTTGCAACAGCGTTGCCCATATGCAAAGGATTGGGATTAGAAAAAGTTCTAATAACTTGCAACAAAGAAAATACCGGCTCCGCCCGAACAATCCAAAAGAACGGCGGCGTTTTAGAAAACGAAGTCGACTATGATGGTGTGACTAGGCAAAGATATTGGATAGATTTGAATTCTGAATAA
- the rplO gene encoding 50S ribosomal protein L15, translated as MNLISTKSKTKQRVGRGIAAGQGKTAGRGTKGQRSRSGFNLPKRFEGGQTPLSMRLPKLPGFTSHKRKPIVISLDQISAAFKDGETVTHKLLVEKGMIRIFEAAKILNNGELTKSVEFSKEVKVSKSVKIPAKKVAKAEVAEEKAPKVEKTPAAPKAPKKTVKKTETK; from the coding sequence ATGAACCTAATTTCCACAAAATCTAAAACAAAACAACGCGTCGGTCGCGGAATCGCAGCTGGTCAGGGTAAGACCGCCGGTCGCGGTACCAAAGGACAGAGATCACGCAGTGGTTTTAACCTGCCAAAGAGATTTGAGGGTGGTCAGACTCCACTTTCAATGAGATTGCCAAAGCTTCCAGGATTCACCTCCCACAAGCGCAAACCAATTGTTATTTCTCTCGACCAGATTTCTGCCGCTTTCAAAGATGGCGAGACAGTTACTCACAAATTGCTGGTTGAGAAGGGCATGATCCGAATATTCGAAGCTGCCAAGATTCTAAACAATGGTGAGCTCACCAAGTCAGTTGAATTCTCAAAAGAAGTCAAAGTCTCCAAATCAGTCAAAATTCCGGCAAAAAAAGTTGCCAAAGCCGAAGTTGCTGAAGAGAAAGCTCCAAAGGTAGAAAAGACTCCAGCCGCTCCAAAGGCTCCTAAGAAAACAGTCAAGAAGACAGAAACCAAATAA
- the rpsE gene encoding 30S ribosomal protein S5: MVDNTTNLDAANQPARATKNFMRPRKYEGEKRDSEFEERVIEVRRVARTVKGGRRIRFRALVVIGNKKGKVGAGIGKANDVSEAVKKAVVAAKKDMIIVPIINGTIPYEMTTKFASAVVMLRPATSGTSIVAGGSVRAVAELAGITDLLSKMMGSPNKLNNVMATLKAFSSFDASYTKIITDRSEAKKKLIEAQDVKIKPLEVVAEAPVEEEKKAVKKTTKKAAKKSMK, encoded by the coding sequence ATGGTAGATAATACTACAAATTTGGATGCAGCCAACCAACCAGCTCGTGCGACAAAGAATTTCATGCGTCCTCGCAAATACGAGGGTGAGAAAAGAGATTCTGAGTTCGAAGAGCGAGTTATTGAAGTGCGCAGAGTCGCTCGTACCGTCAAAGGCGGACGACGTATTCGTTTCCGCGCTTTGGTTGTAATTGGCAACAAGAAGGGCAAAGTTGGCGCCGGTATCGGCAAGGCCAATGATGTTTCTGAAGCTGTCAAAAAAGCAGTTGTTGCGGCCAAAAAAGATATGATTATCGTACCAATTATCAATGGTACAATTCCTTACGAAATGACTACCAAATTCGCTTCAGCAGTTGTCATGCTTCGCCCAGCCACCTCTGGTACTTCAATTGTTGCTGGTGGAAGCGTTCGCGCAGTTGCAGAGCTTGCTGGCATCACAGATCTTCTTTCCAAAATGATGGGCAGTCCAAACAAATTGAACAACGTCATGGCAACACTCAAGGCTTTCTCATCTTTTGACGCTTCATATACCAAGATCATTACTGATAGAAGCGAAGCCAAGAAGAAACTTATCGAAGCTCAGGACGTCAAAATCAAACCTCTAGAAGTCGTTGCCGAAGCCCCAGTTGAGGAAGAGAAAAAAGCCGTCAAGAAAACCACCAAAAAAGCCGCTAAGAAAAGCATGAAATAG
- a CDS encoding 50S ribosomal protein L18 — translation MTLNTFNKKLWGTAIRPRVAIFRSNKAITAQFIDDEKGITILGMTSKSIKTGKPVERAFALGEELAKIAKTKKIAQVIYDRSNFKYHGQVKSLAEGLRKGGLVF, via the coding sequence ATGACATTAAATACATTCAACAAAAAATTATGGGGTACAGCGATTCGTCCAAGAGTTGCAATATTCCGATCCAACAAAGCTATCACTGCTCAATTTATCGATGACGAAAAAGGCATCACCATTCTTGGTATGACTTCGAAGTCTATCAAGACTGGTAAACCAGTCGAGAGAGCATTTGCTTTGGGCGAGGAACTTGCCAAAATAGCCAAAACCAAAAAAATCGCCCAAGTTATTTATGACCGAAGCAACTTTAAATATCATGGTCAAGTCAAAAGCCTAGCCGAAGGCCTTCGTAAAGGCGGTCTAGTCTTCTAG
- the rplF gene encoding 50S ribosomal protein L6: MSKIGKRPVKIEEGVEVTLSANLFTAKSGEKTLELTIPHETTVKIEDGNVLVSRINDSKIAKSKHGLIARLIANMITGVSAGFTRELTFMGTGYRAAVVGSELVLAMGYSHDIKLEIPSNLEVKVVKNSIITSGIDKQQVGQFAAKVREVRPPEPYKGKGIKYKEEHIRRKAGKTAASK, from the coding sequence ATGAGCAAAATAGGTAAAAGACCAGTAAAAATTGAAGAGGGCGTAGAAGTCACATTGAGTGCCAATCTTTTCACTGCAAAATCAGGCGAGAAGACACTTGAGCTGACTATCCCACACGAAACAACTGTCAAAATCGAAGACGGTAACGTTTTGGTTTCTCGAATCAACGACAGTAAAATTGCCAAATCAAAACATGGTCTTATCGCCAGATTGATTGCCAATATGATCACTGGTGTAAGCGCTGGTTTTACGAGAGAACTTACCTTCATGGGTACTGGATACCGCGCCGCCGTTGTCGGATCTGAGCTGGTTCTCGCTATGGGTTATTCCCATGATATCAAATTAGAAATTCCATCGAACCTAGAAGTCAAAGTTGTCAAAAACTCAATTATTACCTCTGGCATAGACAAACAGCAAGTCGGACAATTTGCCGCAAAGGTGCGCGAAGTCAGACCACCAGAGCCATATAAGGGCAAAGGTATCAAATACAAAGAGGAACATATTAGACGAAAAGCTGGCAAAACAGCAGCGTCTAAATAA
- the rpsH gene encoding 30S ribosomal protein S8: MDQIADLLIRIKNSAMVGKSEVTISFSKIKKAILDILVREGFLSNVETVKEDEKEFLKITISKTKIPTHIRQISKSGRRVYNKAKELPRPLRGLGIVIVSTSQGVITGREAAKKGLGGEVICEIW, from the coding sequence ATGGATCAAATAGCAGATTTATTAATCAGAATCAAAAATTCAGCCATGGTCGGAAAGAGTGAGGTTACAATCTCATTTTCTAAGATCAAGAAGGCTATTTTGGATATCCTCGTTCGCGAAGGTTTCTTATCCAATGTAGAAACTGTCAAAGAGGACGAGAAGGAATTTTTGAAGATTACAATCAGCAAAACCAAAATCCCTACTCACATACGACAGATCAGCAAATCAGGACGCCGAGTTTACAACAAGGCCAAAGAGTTGCCACGTCCACTTCGGGGTTTGGGTATTGTGATCGTTTCTACTTCGCAGGGAGTCATCACCGGTCGTGAAGCGGCCAAAAAGGGACTTGGCGGAGAAGTAATCTGCGAGATTTGGTAA